The genomic stretch tttcttatttctatcggtttttttctaatttcttccCGTGGCAATAGCTGTGGATTTCAGAGCCGTTTCAACGCGGCCAAATAGAAATAGCTACATCACTCTGTTGAGGTGACTTTTTCGTTCTTCCAGGTTGGCGTGGTCATCGAGAGGGAATACCCCGACCAGTACATCACCGAGGTGAATATGACGTACCCGACGAAGAGTCACGGCTCGTGCTCCGTGAGGCTGGTGCTCGACGAGAACAACTACTCCAAGGCGCGGCTCACGCACGCCGACTCCACCTGTGAGGTCGCAGCCCCGGGCACTGCCGCTGAAGTCCCGCCCTTTATGGTGTCCGACGTCGAGAATCTGACGATCAGGACGCGCCAGTACGAAAACGAGAATTACGTCTGCTGGCACGAGTTCAAAAACAGTCGACTCGCGCAAAGCGGAGAGGGCGAAGAGGGCAAGGACGCGTACGAGGAACCAAACGTCAAATTTGTGCACGATGGCATCAGCTGCATATCCTCCATCAGTTTCCAAAGAGAGGAGTCGGATTAGGGGAGAGCAGAGATGTATAGCCACAACGATTCCACTATCGGAGCATTTTAGCCCTCCCATTTATCCCTTTCCCAACACAGTTCCAGTAGTTTTCCGAAGTTCTTCTGGTGTTCCCTGATTTTCTTCTTCACTGTGCATTTTTTACCTTCTTTCCTTTACCTTCTAATCAGCCTCCTTTGTAGGAAATGTCCTTCAGGTCTTCCCTTTATGGCATTTCTCCCGTAGTTACTAAGATCTGAGTCTTGGTCCATCCACTGGATCTGGCGAATTGTGCTTTCCACTCCTCTCGGATTCCTGGGCCTTACCTTATATCTTCACGTCTCCTATCCTATCCGTATCTTCAATTCTTCTcatctcattcatttttaatttattgatagtATTTCAGTTATACAATAGGTGTGCTGCACGTCTTCATTCCCCAATCCACTTCATTCAGCTGCCCCATGTTCTCCTCCCCTGGGGCCTTCTCAAGCCGCTCTTCCCTTCGACATCTCCGCCTTCATTAGACCAATTCTCCTTCAATATTCCCCTCCATCGCATACCGTATCACGTGATCAGAGTTCCACGTGAAATGGCCTTTCTCTCTCATTCAGTGCCACTTCTCTCTCATTCAGTGTCTCTCTCCCGACCCGCCCGTATCATTCACATTCACTCTCCGCCTCAAAGACTTCTCTCCTTTTCTAATCAGTCTTTTAAATAGTCCATGCTTTTGATCCACTGCTCACAAAAATGGTTTCAAATACTGCTTTCTTGGCTTCAGTTTCATGTTTCCTAAGAGATGAGGAGGGACGGCCATGTCGTCATCTCGACGTGAGCAATATCATTCGTGATGCCTATTGAGTTACTTGAGAAAGGCATAGGACGAatgtaattgttttattacttatGTATCTCATGCAACATATAGTGTATCTCATGTATGCAAGTAAAGAGGACCTCTAAAGTCGTTGACTAGTACTGCTATAGTGAAAGTGGTTCCACGAATGATGGTTCGGGAAGCCTGATAAGGGGAGGCACTTATGCAAGTTGGACAAAGTGTGCGTGTAAAACAACCTGTCAAGGCACAGCGGAATAACTCAAGTATCAAGGCCATTCCAATCTCTTGCAGTGCCAACTTCTCCATTTGCACAAAGAGCAAGCAACTATCATCCCTTTTCAGCCAGTAATTGACTGGTAATACTGTAAAAGACTGAATGAAGCCACACACAAAACCTTGGAATGCACCATCGTCCTTTTACAGTGCTTCCTTGATATCTATGTTGTATAAACTAAGCATAATTCCTTCTTACGAGGTTATATCAGGACAGTTAATGCTGGGCTCGCAGGTGTTGATGTTGATAATCCATCTTCACAGCTAAGTCATTCAACGAAGTCTGACTACGAGAGAAAACTCTTCATTTGTAGTTGCTCGGACACGTTCGCGTCAGATTTATTGGTATCCGTTGTCATTGATTGATCATGTACAACCTCGTCgtgaagacaaaatattttcaatacggATACATAAAAATTGCGCAGTGATCGCCCTGTCCCATTGACCACATTTCATGTCTCAAATTTATATAAAACTCTCGGTTTGcacaaataaaatgttatcacTAGTAATCCAGAATTTTCAGAGGAGTCCAACGATTCATTTCACAGACAGTCGCAAGTAATAAATATAGGCTTGTTACCCGCATTATTTGGTAATTCATCTTTGTAAATACATATGTTGAATCCCCGAAATGTGTAAAATACAGCTATTTTGGTTAAAGTttggctttattaaaaaaattaaatgaaatcttctaacttattaaaacatgtttctgACTGAACTAACACAATAAATTTGCTGGTCAACATATTTTCACCCGTAAAATCATAAATACAGATATATAAATCAGAAATAATAAACACCACCTTAAAAAGTTATCGGATACTGATGATGATGCTAACGTCTAAAAGTCTGAGTTGtgcttatatttattatttgaactGTTACTACCGTTTTATTagtgaattaaaatggaaaatttcctcagagttatcaaaaaaatttaaggcaatggatgaaaataaatgaagattctCTTCACCTGAGGCAGATAAGGCTGCGGACAATTTCTTTCGGATTCTAGGACTAGAGTCTATTTTTGAAGCTTTGTTTCGCTGCCATATTCCTCGGCAACAGAGTAACAGGAGATTGCGAAATTCTTAAGGAGAAAACTTTAACATTCGCAATATTAGATCGAGGATAATGTACGGGTAGCGtacaattttatttctcataCAATCCCAAAGTTATGTgtggatgaaatattttactaaaatatgaaatacacGGTGGTGTTAGCATCAGTGCTACTACACTCGCTGAGTCACCGACGAAATGTGTGTATTCTGATCACTTCTTTATTTGACTTACTTATAGATGCATCGCCAGTGGCATACGTCGACACCAAACAACTTCCACGGTTTGTTCAGACATTTGGATGAGACAACCAGCAACTTACGTCATGAGGGGAGGGTAAGGATTTGAAGGATGGAGagaagagaggagagagagagagacccggcgcacagtgggctgaaatcgaaaaaagctggacaaaacctcgaaaatggtttttttgagaatggaagttgaaactttgcacagttgttgccaacacattagtgcattttttgacgcaaaatgtttttcttaggctaattttttatatttaatacatagcctcaaagttgaacaaatttggcgcaaattgcccgcttagattttttttcgaaattcagcatgtttaaactaatgtcacacctttagtagttattcaatggcaataaaaatttataaaattgttaaacggtttgttatcatcgattatcatcaactttcacgacttagttgttgtatttgtgaccaatacggtacaaaatggcggaccctgtttttcgtcgaatttttgtgtttatgtaggattttaaaaaaaggatcaccgagttacctcgagatatttacaccacacatacaacaaagtatatagattatgataatcggaagtacagctgcgaccacctgcgacgccgaaattaagatcgatttttcgaacgtgcggcaccgcccggagctggctgctggccacgggaattgccgcactcgacggatgttggatagtgaatcattttaagcaaatttattgtataaaagctatgatatattattactacatttattttccttttgttgtaacctgatttctttactgtcttgtaatatttatcctcaatgcagtacaaaatggcggacgctaatttcagtaacatttttgctcgtgtgtggctgtataaaaaggaggacaccgagttgctctcagatatttacatcgtaattgcatcaagccttttagagtcttcatccacagaaataatctgcgaccgttcgcaacaaactaaataaaattgatgtttttaccgtgccgcgcagtccgcgtctgctccctgggcgcatggaatgtgacgcagcgtacatcgtaaagcgctatgaagtccttgctgtggatatgttttattccaacataTTATTACTATTCCATTTCAGGTTGGTatgttgtcactttaggtaaatgaattcattcctctatccatttttactgactagtgactatttaccaaattcccgaatgcaaactttttctagctaaatggaagacacccatctcaggttcctccatgatgtcagaagacgaggctcttactgttatcatatcgatgcaactaacaaaaaaccagtacaagggtcttcggaaaatagctgaaagccatggtcataaattatacccgaactatgaaagagtgaggtttgctaaaaatgCTGCGTACCCTGATGGCATAGATattatagaaatatcgtgcgaagtcaatctacaaagtctcctctcgcacactgcctcacggatcctagcttgcgtggcaactgttcctgatgccagaagtgaattgaagtgcactctgatttgtaaatatggtttcgatggcagttctgggcattcacagtataagcaagtttggcaacaagagcctgggtcggaggaatatttgtttatgagtaCTATGGTGCTCccgaccgttcataaggtcctaatacacggcGCAGGTATAGCTccagagatgattcttcctctagggcaattatctgaagaagcaattgaagcacgcaataaagatagcagaaattatcgagaaagctttagcaggaagcactcaagaataCCAACCAATGACTTATTTCGCCGGCTTCTCCTGACCTCGGATCCAGTAATATCCAAgccgcacccctaattacgaAGAAATTCCGAATaatgccgatagaagtgaggatttaattgttactaaatgacgatgacccagaaatcctgcagcctggaagtgaaactgacagttcttcaaccgactcggagtgatgctattacatgtacatagggtaAGTTCAACAGTTAGTTACATATTCATTGAtgaccttttatcaaaatggaaggactgagaaagaagcctaaaagcctttatagttaataataacattacatacatcctcagcaaaggctttgcattcatagcgctttacaatgtacgctgcgtcacattccatgcgcccagggagcagacgcggactgcgcggcacggtaaaaacat from Ischnura elegans chromosome 7, ioIscEleg1.1, whole genome shotgun sequence encodes the following:
- the LOC124162344 gene encoding uncharacterized protein LOC124162344: MSARRCWWSVVVVAALVLLGVVSPKTLTHQPAVIHLDFGVHHGPLPSSNSWVYPRSLFRLPSERAVFCTNSRFPDDIFCEVGVVIEREYPDQYITEVNMTYPTKSHGSCSVRLVLDENNYSKARLTHADSTCEVAAPGTAAEVPPFMVSDVENLTIRTRQYENENYVCWHEFKNSRLAQSGEGEEGKDAYEEPNVKFVHDGISCISSISFQREESD